One Callithrix jacchus isolate 240 chromosome 4, calJac240_pri, whole genome shotgun sequence genomic window, AGGTGTGGAATGCGAGTTCTTATCTTTTTTTGAGCTTGTTTGCTAGGAGGCTCCTCTGGAAAGGCTCATAGGAACAGTATGTTTGTTTGCTAGGAGGCTCCTCTGGAAAGGCTCATAGGAACAATATGCCCTGAGTTCTCGTATGTTTTTAACAGTTTGTCTGTGTCCTTCATTCTCGAAAGTCAGTTTTAGTGGATAAAAATTTCTTgactctcattttatttccttaaatatgttaaataagtTACTCCATTTTTTTCTGGCATAAAGTATTGCTGTAAAAAAATCTAATGATgagctcatgttttttttttttttatttataggcttgtgttctttttgtgttcGTGTTCAAatagcttttcctttttctttaaatttcagcaGTTTTACTAGAATGTGTTTTGGCGTTGGTTgattgttgttgtgttttttgttttttgttttttgagacagagtctttctctgtcaccaggctgaagtgcagtggtgggatcttggctcatcacaatctctgactccctggttcaggctattctcctgcctcagcttcccaagtagctgggattacacgtacataccaccatgcccagccagtttttgtatttttagtagagatggggtttcaccatgttgaccagcatggggTGTTGGTTGATTTTATTAGGCACATGGCGTGCCCTTTCAATATGtgctttcaaatacttttttattcTAGTAAAGGTTTTTCTACTTACagcttttaaggttttttttcttcttctttaaggaTTTCTGCCTTCCATATATTGGATTTCCTTTGCCTATCtataatatttattactttttattgaaatatttttatttcttcttttacatttaaacatttttttcttcttgtgtgtTAGAGTTTATTCACTCTTATGTTCCTTCTAGTTTGACATAGTTCCTTTATTTCTAAATCTCCATTGAGTTCTGAcactctttttttaagttttgctaATTCTGATTTATGTTGCTATTTAATGTCATTAGTCATTTTCTTACTATTAGTATCATTTATATACAgcatcattttcttattgttgttttgaaataGTAGGATATAATTTTACCATGTTTTGTAGATATGTATTTCTCACACTTTTTATTACCTgcagaaatgttattttattcttcattttattttttaaatatagtgaCTACGGGATTTGGCTTCAGTAATTTTGTTTCcctaatttatataaaattagtttTACTAAAGTTTACTGTGGAAGGAGGTTTGGTTTAATTGTCTAAATTCAGAGCGCTCcctcttttattgttttcatgtattattaaaaatattgcagTTTAATTTCTGCTATTTTGAAACTGTTTCCCTCCTCACTTTAATCTGAATCCTTTCATGTCTCTGTTGTCCCTGACccagacaatttttattttattttatattgacaGATAAAGTCATAATTTACCATGTAAAACacgatgttttgaagtatatatacattgtggaatgactaaatctagctaattaacatatgcattacctcatatAGTCAGTATTTTTGTGCTAAGAACACTTTACAACCATTCTCTTAGCGTTTTTCAAGAATGGAATGTGTTGCTAACTAGAGTCATCACATTGTAAAataaatctcttgaacttgttcTTACTGTCTaagtgaaattttgtattttttgactAACGTCTTCCCCACTTTCCTCCCAACCCCAACACCCTAGTAGCCACCATTCTATGCTCTACTTCTATGAGGTCAACGTATGAGttgattccacatatgagtgagattgTGCTGTATTTCTCTATCTGTaacctggtttatttcacttaacataacgtACTCTAGGTTCATTCatttgtcacaaatgacaggattcccTTCTTTGTTAataagtggtatctcactgtgtaTAACCACCTCATattctttatccatccatctgttgatggacactttggTTGATTCTGTAATTTAGCTATGGTGGATAGCGCTGCAATGAAATGGAggtgcagatatcttttcaacATACCGCCTTCTTTTCCATTGCCTATGTCCCAGtcgtgggattgctagatcatatagtaattctattcttaattttttgtgaaactttctgtttttcataatggctgtactaatttacattcctgccaacaatGCACAAAGGTTTTTTTCCTCCACATCTTCGCTGACAATtgtgttatcttttgtctttttgatagcagccattctaacaggtgtgaagtAATAgcttgttgtggttttgatttgcatttccctggtgatttgtgatattgagcatttttttcatatacttcttgtccatttgcatgtcttctattgagaaacatctgtCCGATGACCTGCTCAATTTAGATTCCACTTCCAAGAGTGTGAGGGTCCTCTTCTGGGAGGGAGCCCTGACTTGTAAGCTTTGTTGGAGTGCCAGACCAAACCCCTACTAGGTTCAACAGCTGCTCTCAGCCCAGCTTACTATATATCTAGTGAATACTTGCTGGCAGTTTTAGAGCTCTGGTGTTCTCAGAAGCATCAGATACcttgttgtgtctctgctttTCTCACACACGTGCTGACACAGTGCTGGTTTTATGTTGGTTGATGGCACCCCCTCCCAATATTTAGGAGTCAGAGTGTGCATTGCCATCAAATTTCCATGTAAATATTGCttgtgggatttttgttttgcaaTCTAGTGACTCTTATTTTTAGGTGGGTATTTGGAAATTGTGAAATCTATGCTTTTCCTGCTACTTCTGTATTTCCAGAATGCTCTAATCCAGCACAGTCAGGCTCGTTTATGAGGCATGGCCCTTCACCTTTGCAGTTAGGAATTAATGGACTGAAAGGAAGTGTGAACTAACAGTGTATTCTGTGTGCGTgcctatgtgtatgtgtacatgtgcattTATTTGGGGAAGTGAGGTGCTGCTGCTGGCAGCATTGCTATATACAGATGAGGGTGTATCCTTAAAGACCAGTGTTTTGACCAGAAATTCTTTTCACATTCTGAACACAGGAAGTTTTCCCTTTGGTTTGTGGTGTGGACGGACATTTGTTTGTAGAGCTAGTCTTTATTTTCAGGTGTATTTTTGTCTGTCCGAATGACACTGGCGCTACAACATTACCAATTACCTTGGGAAAGGTTAGTCTGTCTGCATTTTTTCCCCCTAGAATCCACAGCTATCCTCATCTGGAGAAGATTCTATTGCCTTTGGTGTTATTTCTTTTGTTCACCATTCACTTTATTTCACTCTATAGTAGAGTAAAAACCTACCTGGGTAAGTACAATATTGTTTCCACACCAGGCTTCTTGAACAATTCCATTTTCTCATGTCTAAACCACTTGGGAAAGTAGGATCCATTAATCTGGAGGTCTGATAAAGCCAAAGACTTGGGCAAATGGAGGAATTACTTTCAAGACAAATTTCTATTCATGTTAATAAATGGAAGATTTGCTCATCCTCCCTTTTCTATTTATGCCATCTATTTGTCATTGGTTGTCATGGCAACTGAAAACATTATTACACAAAATAAGACTTATGAAATAGCTCCATTTAAACAAGGATTTCATTTCATAATTTTCAGATTTAACAGTAGGTAATGGAGTTCAGAAATAGACCTAgagcataaaatttttaaaaaatttaaacattttccacGTGCAAGGCACGTAGACTAGTTTGTGATGTGAAGGGTTGGAAATTAACCTATAATGGCCAGGGTGGTACTGATTGTCAAAAGTACCAAGTGTAATACAACAGGGTTAATGGAGACTGAAGTAATCTAGAGAGAACTGAATTTGAAGTGTCTATAAAGTTCtgtgaagacaaaaaaaaaatgcccatgaAGTCAATGCGGTATGTATGCCTGCAAGTCTGTGATGCTTGATTCAGTGTGAAGTATGTTTACATACAAATTCTATGGAATAACCAATGTATTAATATATAGGATAAGAAAAGATATTTAGAACATTATTGGTGAATTATCTTATGATGGACAAGAACTTCCCATTTAGGCTCCGGAAAACTCAGAAATGTTTACAaggataaataaataaccaagccctttatagaaaaaatatatactttattttcaaCTAGAAAGGTGAAAACATGTAACTTTTGGTCACACTCTCAACAAATAAACTGTCTGAAAAACAGTCATAGTCAAAGTAGAAACAAATGCTTCCGGGTGAAAAACTGATCAGCTACATAGAGCCACTCAGCTTTTAATAAAGGCCATTTGTTCATTCAAAGTGAGGCTACCACATTTCCTACCCAGAAATCTGCCTGACAAGAACATTGATGCCTCGCCTTTGCAAACAATCTGTTTTGATGGACTGTCATTCTAACTCAGCAGAATTTCCATGTAAGTATCCATTTCATGCTTCGAATGACCAGACAAGCTTTACATTCTACCTATGGTGTTCAGAAATTGAGGCTAACATTGAAATATcaaagcattaaaaacaaaaataaaaaggcacaaACAACTTTAAATTAACTTAGAtaactgtacatatatatatatatatacacacacacacacacaatatttacaatataaattttaaaaaatctggcttGTTACAGGCAAATTCACTTGCCACAAGCTGTCCAGTCTAATCGACAGGATTCCGATTCCTGAATAGTGTCATTTGAATCAGAATGTCAGAGCTGAATCTGCTGTTCTGACTTAAAGAACAACTTGACCCAGTCTCTTGATGGCTGGAGAATGCACATCTTAGCTGTCACTGGAGCTACAGGCAGGTCAGTGGGCATGCTAAAGTTTTCCTTCTCAATTACACTTCAAATAGCAGGCACACTTCTCATATAAGATGCTATCTGATGATACTAACCTTTCTGCTGGTACCCTCCCACTGCTACTAAAGCCCCACCTATAATATACATTCTGGTGCTGTGTACTAATGTAGTTCCACTGTCAAGTCTTAACATTCTTCAAACCAGTGTCTGGGGTTGATAGGCTATTTGTTTGAAATGGCACAAAGTTTTGAATTGGGTGGGAATATTCCCCCCCAttagaaaaacagatttaaataaCCTGTGCTACTGAAATCATTTTTACGTAAAAATGAGATGTGAATCAGTTCAAGTTCCAGTCTAATGAGTTAATGTCTCTCACTCTCTGGCTTCATGCCATGTCTCCGTACATCTTCCTGTGGTACAGCGACTCAAAGATGTCATTGTCTCCGGGACAGTTGTAATGGCAGGCACAGGTCTTGATGAACATCATGTTCTTTTTCATGACCTCGCCATCAGGGCACTTGAACTCCACGGGCAGGGTGGTGGTTCTGTGGGGGGTGCAGCATCTGCCGTCAGTGCATACTCCACAGAATTTAGCTCGGTATGTCTTCACACTGGTGCAGCCAGAAAGCTCAAACTTGACAGGCTTGGAGATTTTCGGGGTACGGATGCACTTTTTGCCCTTCTAAGGAAGacaagggaaaagagagaggggggaaaaaaatcaatgactctACAAGAGGAGTGTCTTTCTTCAACCCTCTGTGTTTTAGTCTTCTGTTGTCTGACTTCTGTTTATATTTTGAGGGGAGGAAGTTTGAGTCTCATTTACTATGTCCAAAAATAGACAGGGCCTCTCTTGGAATGTCTTGAAGTAACCCTGTGGAAGATTTTGTAGTGGAAAACTGGAGGTTGCTATTACACAAGCTCTCATTCCAGCAAAACAGCTCAGTGGTTAGATATTTTTGGAGATAACGGGCTTATACTAACAAGGGTGGCAAGTTGGGTCCTAGCCGCTGCTTTTCCTGTGAAATATAGTTAACAGGAGCAGCACATGTACCTTAATGTTCTCTTCCAGGTCGGCTTCGCAAGGCCTGACCATGCAGAGGCGGCTCTGCTTCTCCAGCCGACAGGAGACATTGTCATTGGTAACCCGGGTGGAGATGCCCATCCCACAGGTCTTGGAACAGGCGCTCCACTCTGTGGTCTGGACCAGGCAGTTGGCTCTAATCATAGTTGGGTCTGGGCCAAACGTGTCTTCCAGTCGGTAAGCTGCGAGAGCAGATCACAAAAACACCAGGTAAAACGCCTGAATAAGATGTTTCCCCTGTTCCCTTGGCACAGTTAGGACTCACTCCCTAGGAGAGAGTCCGGACCCTGACTTAGAGGAAGACTCACTCACCGGCGAGGGCAGGCCCAACCACGGTTTGGTCCTTGGGCTCGTCACACACCCACTCCTCGCAGCATTTCCCTGGCAGCTTGACCCTCTTCGGGAAGGGGCAGTCAGGGCTGGGCAGGCGAACGTCCATGCTGCACAGGGGCATGCAGCCCACCGCCCCGTCCAGGCACGTACACTGGTACTTGCAGCTGCTCTGGAAGGACTCTCCGCTCCGGTACACGGTGCCACCGAAGATGCAGGGAGCACCGTCTTTGGctggagaagaggaagggaagagggggtGGGGATGCAGAGGTCAGGCATTGCGGCGCTGTGGCATCAAGAGCGTCCGGGATGCGAGCTGGGGTCCGGGCTGCGGGGGAGGGCTGGCAGCAGCTGGAGAAAGAAACTCGGTCGGAGCGGTTTCTTTTTCCAGCGGGCGGGTGGGCGTGAGGGAAGAGGCGGCCGGACTCCCAGCGGCGGGGGCTGCGGGTCTTACCGGTGCACACGCCGATCTTGCGGTTGGCCGGGGAGCCGAAGTCGCAGAAGAGGCCCTTGTGCGGGTCGCAGGGGTCGCGCTCAGTGCACAGCTCGCCCAGCTGCTTGGCGCAGACGCGACAGCAGCCGCAGCCGTCCAGCACGAGGCTCACGCCCGCCGGGCAGCGCGGCGCTGGCTCGGCCGGACACCGGCACGGCCCGCTGCAGTTCTGGCTGACGGCCGGCTGCGGGGAGGACGGGACGGTCAGCGGCGCTCGGTCGGCGGCGAGCACGTCCTCCCCGGCCGACCCCGAGTCCCTCCCTGGCAGCCGCTGGCCGCGGCGGGGGCTCCCGGCGCTTACCCGGCTGCAGAGGGCGATAAGGAGCACGAAGGCGACGCGGACGGTGCCCACGCCAGCGGCAGTCATGGTTGGTGCGCTGCGGACTGAGCGGAGGACGCGGCTGCGAGCGGGGAGAGGCACAGGCGGTGGTGCCGGGGGCTCTGGCGGTGGTCGGAGGTGGGGACCGGGACTCGCCGGGCTGTCGTCTCGGGCTGTCTGTCAGCCGGGGCGGCTGCCGTCGGGCTGGAGGGTGGAGTTGCACTGGCTGCCTCCTCTCAGCAGGGAAGAGTTGTTGTGTGAGGCTGGGGCGGGTGTCCCGAGACTTTTATACGCTTCAGGCGGCCGCGGCTCGCCAATGAGCTGAATGGAGTCCTACACAAACAGGGACATTCCTCGCATTCCTCCCCACCTTCCTGCCTCATCAACTCACACCGGATTGATCCTGACCCCTTGACACTCAACATTCCTCCGTCTGAAAAAGCTGGCACACTCCagctcacaggaaaaaaaaaaaaaaaaaagcacagtatTTCCAGCACCAAATAGAACTTTTCCCCATCCTCTTCGCACCACTCCTGATTCACATCATTTAAAAACACACcagcaattatttcttttttgaataagTTTTCCCTGTTCTATCCACTGACATACATCCTTTTTAGGAGGTAGGCAGTTGAAGAGGCAAACAGCAAGGATTCCTAAAAAATTCGAAAAGTTTTTTCCCCCCTTCTTTACAATGATTTTCGTTTTAGAGGCTATAGGCTCTTGAAACTCTCCAGAGAGCAGAAAAGGAGTGAGTTGCTTTTAACCATTTGCAATCCTCAAGATGCCTACCTGCAAAACTCTGATTTCTATATATGAAATTTGATCCTTTGTCACTGGAGGTAACGGTTTTGGGACAAGAAAGAGAACAAAGCCAGGGGTCTGACTCAGAATTCAGTCTCCTGGTGCAGATTTCTAGCACTCTTGCTTAGTTTTCTCTTAATATATGTAGGAGTTTTATATAGGGAAGGACAAGGGATGAGTGGCCATCAGTGTTTCCAGAAAAATGGGTCCATTGTTCTATCAGAGCAAATGATTCTGTGTTGGGTAGGTAGGGGCCCTGGGTGTTGGGGTGGGAACATTGAGACACAAAGGGGGTTACCTAGGGACACTTAAACATGGCTTCACTAGGATCTTTGAGAAATGAGTGCATTTTCCTATATTAAAACTATCACCTTCAAATGTGGATTGAATTTGATTTGTCTTGTTAAAATAAGAAGCCTGATTCCATAACAAGAGCAGTGTACCCAGTTGTATTTGGATATAAACTAAGATTGACagtgaataatatatttttagtgaCTCCCCACACATCTATGAATAGTGATTGTGACTTCTTATTAAccaaggagcatgcaacctaaaGGAGTGAGGCCAGAACAAGGAAAGAATAGATTGTATTCTCCCTGGGTGTGTGCAGATGTCAAATATGGCCAATAAACCTAAGCATATCTCCATTTCTTAATATAGTGCTACTTAGCCTCACTGAGGACCCAGTTAATTCACTGTGCTTTCATTTGGAATCTATGTTGTTTAGTGGCTTTTTTGTTAGTAACTCCAGTTCCCATTTTATGTAAAGAGAATGATTCTAGGGCCATATCATTTTTGTATTCTGTAATGCCGCATCATTCGGCATTGGTGTTACCAATGAGTAGATCCCTTTAAGTCCTTGACGCTTCAGAGCATGGGTTCCAGATAAGCATATCTGTTTCTGGTGCAAAGATCAGCTTTAGAAACAACACATTATAGATTTATCATTTGAAAACAGCCTGTTTCAACTGATCAAATGTTTTAAGTTTTGGTACATTCTATTGAAAAAtagctaagaaaaaatataaccaTCCAACTTCAGCATAGACCATATCATCTGTGCACAATTACCTCGTTAAGCAAGCCACATGTTGTACAATGTAGTTGCATGTCAATAGTGTAAATGGCCAGCAAAGGGGCAGGGCATCCTCTGAAGCtcaagaagaattttcatcattGTTATTTAATGTTCTTTCCAAGCATTCCTCAAAAAGAAGAGGCCTATGAGTTCCTATTTAAAGAAGGAACATTCCAAGTTAACTTCATAGCCACATGTGTATTAAAGGCAACTTGGCCCTCAACATTTTCTTCCCTTGTGGATGATTTTAAAAGTCCAAAATATGTGGGAAGCCACAGCGAAACCTTTTAAGACCTAAACCCCCAATTACATCTACCACTAATGGTTGGaaaggtgtggtggctggtgaaGGGTAGGGATGTGAAGCGTGAGCCTCACCTAAGGTGGGATGTGGGCTTGATGGTGAGCTCTCCTAGCTTGCAGAGTGAGGTAGATGGGAGAAGGGTTGGGGAATTTCTAAATCCTCAGGAGAGTCTGAGAGCTACCACCAACAGCTTCATGCAAGCAGCAGGGAGACTCATTCATGGAAGGGATAAATTGTACTGGGTTATAGTTGGATGACCTAGGTTGTATTCTTGGAACTGCCTTTCCCAGATCTCAGGGAAGTCACACGTAGGAAgcatattctcatttaaaaaatgagggtaataataatttgtttaatttgGTAGGCTTCAGTGAGGGCTGGGTAGATAAAAATTGTCAGGGAAttggtgctttatttttttcaatctttcttgattttttttcagtctttgcaTATAATAAGTATATTATCATTCTGCTCTGTTAAAAATGTCAAGAGAATTTGGTTTTACTCTAAGATTCTCATAGTCCCTtgaaatctcaaaaaaaatctagagtCAGTTCCACATAGTTTTAATGTTACTTAAGAGAAAATAAGcatattgaaatatataaaacatataaaatctcAGAATAGAAAAAGTTCTGTGCATTATAAGGTTTGAGGCTTTATGATCAAAACTCCTTTTGAAGgagataaaataaaagattataattAAGATAGtggcacagagagagacacacatgcacacatgcccagagagagagagagagagcaagaatgaGAGAAGACACCCAAGACATTCACAGACTCAGAAGTATGTTTTTATTGTGATACGGACCATCAAATGGCAGGAAACTCAAAGGGAAAGGCTGATACTCCAACCTTAATTCATGCCATGAGATCTGAATTCTTGCAGTATTATAAATGACTCAGCAAATGTTTGTGTGTGCCTGGGCGGTCAAGTGGGAAATAGTGGCTTCTTAAAACTTTGTCCAACTTTGACTTACCCCAGCCCTTTCGATTGACAGCAGgtcagagtgggagaaaaagtTCTTTGAATTTGTGTGCAAAATGGTTAAGATGCACTAATTTTGACTTGTAAGCAAGTATTTATCTAGCAAATGCTTTTTAGAGAGCATTTTTTCCTCGTGGTAAAATGAGGAATTAACTAAGCTGGGCACTGAGTCCTGTTTACCAAGCTATataaggtatgtgtgtgtgtctactaGGGCATTGTTTGTACTGGTCGTTTGGTTAAGTCTTGTAAGATGTTCAGCTGTGGATGCACTGCATTCCTTCCcttatgttttttattgtttttttccctcCTAAAAAAAAGGCTTTCTTGATCAGGTATCAGACACAGAGAAAACCTGGCAGGACTACAGAAAAGCGGCCAGGGTTGGAGTGTTTGTGTACTTAAAGAAGGAATCTTGCACATTCTCAACTTTTAGTTGTAGACATTTTCTTATAAGAGCAAGTAGGAGTCAGTGCCAGCCCTCAAAGCAGAAATCAAAGCTCCCAGGGAAACATACCGGAGGAATGTGACTCAGAACCAAGACCCATACGCAATGCATACATGGAGCTGTCAGACATATAGGAAGTCTGGCCATATATGGGCATCTGGACAGTGAGCAATTTTTCCTTATGGTGGGTCAGGAGGAGATTTAGGATGTTTCTAGCATGCCTCAAATTCAATCATGTAAAttaattctacaaaaaaaaaatggtatgccAGAAGCTTTTTGTCaaatagtaataaatattatTCTGAAATCTTCAGGGACCCTGGCTTAGCATACATGACCTCCTGTTTGCTTAAGATGAAGGTTAAGAAGGTTAAGAATAAGGTTAAGAGCTGGAAGTTCATGGGGGGGAAGAGAAGGATGGATGTTTACTCTGTAAATTTCATTCATTACCTTCATGCATTTTTCTCCGTATAATTATTTCTGTGACTTTCTTAGGATATTTTCTAATGCAAAGGTATTTGTCAGAAGGCAGTTAAGGCCATTGCATATGGTTTGTATTTTACGTTTGGCTGTTCCTTTCTTGTCCATAGCATTGGAATCCAGAGggatgagaaaggaaaataattttttttaagatgatatCCCGCCGGgcaaggtggcgcatgcctgtagtcccagctattcgggaggctgaggctggaggatctcttgagtccaggagttctgggctgtagtgcgctatgctgatcaagtgtccgcactaagttcggcattaATATGGTGACCTCATgagagcgggggaccaccaggttgcctaaggagggatgAACCGGACCAGGtaggaaacggagcaggtcaaaactcccatgctgatcagtagtgggattgcgcctgtgaatagccactgcactccagcccgggcagcatagcgagaccctgtctctaaaaaaaaaaaaaaagatgatatccCTTCAACTTactgtttgttttaattattttgttaattagactcttttttttttttttttgagacggagttttgcgcttgttacccaggctggagtgcaatggtgcgatctcggctcaaggcaacctccgcctcctgggttcaggcaattctcctgcctcagcctcctgagtagctgggattacaggcacgcaccaccatgcccagctaatttttggtatattttttagtagagacggggtttcaccatgttgaccaggatgatctcgatctcttgaccttgtgatccacccgcctcggcctcccaaagtgctgggattacaggcttgagccaccacgcccggcctaattagactcttttttaaaaaaaattagtttactTAGAATCCTGTGTTGCCTCTAGTCAGCTTTTGTTCAGCTAAGACAATGCCAGAGGATGTGGATGCTGCTAGGTAGGAATGATCTCGGGTGGTCTCATACACTCTCCCTGACAGGTTAGAATCTCAAAAGCCTTACAATTTAGCAACCAGGAGTATTTACAGCCCCTTGCTTCATCAAGGCTGAATGTGAAGCATCCCCTTGGTGATACTTAAGGTGATATTTAAGTGAGTGGGAATGAAAAACAGGGGAAATGAGCATTCCTAAAAATGTGTGCTTTGAGGATATCCAATCAATAGGTTTAGGAGGAAGAGAGAATTGGGACTACCTATCTTACCTCAAAGAATAGAAGTAAGTGAAgggataaatattttgaaaagacttCTGTGAAATGTACATGAATGTATTCATAGGGATTCTGCTgcagggtgggaagggggtgcaGATTAATCCAGGCCCCATCATTCATCCTTGGAAATGTGCTCCCACCTCTGGCCAAGAGGCCTGAGGTCCCTTCTCATAGCTCCAAGGCTCCCTGGAATACCATTAGGTAGAGCCTAGAGGACTGGCTAGGAGGTTAGGGTTAGTGTGAGCTCCATACCTGCCATTTACTTGCCAGTGACCTCAGGAAAAACACTTCCTCTCTCTGGGCCTAAAATTTCCCACCTGTTCACAGTTAATGTGCAGCTCAAGGAGACAATATTTATGAAAGCACTTTCATAAAGGTATTAGAGTTTTTAAATTGCCCTTCTCTTGCATTCTTCAATGGTTCTTCCTAGCTCTTAAAACTAAGTGCAACTCAGATTGACTGTAAAAGCCCGTCACAGTTTGATTTTGTAAGTGTCCAGCTCTGCAGGGGTTTTAGTGTTAAAATTGGGTGAGAGCTCAGAGAAAATCAAATCCTACCTCTTACTTTTTCTTAGATTAGACATTCAGGATTGTTAAAGACATTtaacaaatgaaaactttttttttttttaaccagggtctggctttgtctcccagggtggagtgcag contains:
- the CCN2 gene encoding CCN family member 2, producing the protein MTAAGVGTVRVAFVLLIALCSRPAVSQNCSGPCRCPAEPAPRCPAGVSLVLDGCGCCRVCAKQLGELCTERDPCDPHKGLFCDFGSPANRKIGVCTAKDGAPCIFGGTVYRSGESFQSSCKYQCTCLDGAVGCMPLCSMDVRLPSPDCPFPKRVKLPGKCCEEWVCDEPKDQTVVGPALAAYRLEDTFGPDPTMIRANCLVQTTEWSACSKTCGMGISTRVTNDNVSCRLEKQSRLCMVRPCEADLEENIKKGKKCIRTPKISKPVKFELSGCTSVKTYRAKFCGVCTDGRCCTPHRTTTLPVEFKCPDGEVMKKNMMFIKTCACHYNCPGDNDIFESLYHRKMYGDMA